One region of Oxalobacteraceae bacterium OTU3CAMAD1 genomic DNA includes:
- a CDS encoding TonB-dependent siderophore receptor → MTSHFAQHALAGLMVAAMTAPAFAADAAPRSYNIPAGPLSAAIARFAAESGVYIAADGALTAGKTSAGLQGTLAPQDALNRLLKGSGLDAVRQGDGRYVLKEGAAPVAAPRPDAAVALPAVEVRAEREAALGHVDGYVARRSATATKTDSRLIENPQSVSVVTADELADRKVETLDEALRYTAGVTPNMKPWAVDEFSMLRGFDLGNAGIFRDGLLTSGRAYAAPIEPYGLERLEVLRGPASVLYGQSPPGGMINAVSKRPSATAVREIGVEYGTYDRKQIKADVGGALDERGEWTYRVTVLGRKSGTRLDLDRDDRVYVAPALTWQPGADTRLTLLAQYQKDDQSYAWGNQLQNPGALGQPDPSVNLGGRDNRWERENHALGYEFEHRFNDMWTVQQNLRYTKLKRDEGDVFPRALLADGRSVTRLFFPTSSAWRGLQVDTRAQASFRAAGMTHNVLIGVDYADNKTTNRNPYDIGVMPNLDLYNPVYGGAQVPVASAAPRADYFPLKQTGLYLQDQLKWDKWVVTGGLRRDRAENSNTRELPASGTSTRLYDQSASKTTGRLGGVYLFDSGWAPYASYATSFSPEIGRDVNDELLKPSTGRQLEAGLRYQPDNANVSYTASVFQLERKNVTTAASQDPDALVQSGEVKSQGIELEARADILRNLSIVAQYTYLDTEITQSNNGDRGLSQPGAVKHSASVWTKYSFKLSDALLANAGLGVRYYGKARSYQDYGNEGIINPAFGMVDAAFGVDQGAWRFSVNLNNLLDKQVLLDCDGRFCYRNAERTVNVSAGYRF, encoded by the coding sequence ATGACATCCCATTTCGCACAACACGCCCTGGCCGGCCTGATGGTCGCCGCCATGACCGCCCCGGCCTTCGCCGCTGACGCCGCCCCTCGTTCCTACAACATCCCTGCCGGCCCGTTAAGTGCCGCCATCGCGCGCTTCGCCGCCGAATCGGGCGTGTACATCGCCGCCGACGGCGCGCTAACCGCCGGCAAGACCAGTGCCGGCTTGCAAGGCACGCTGGCACCGCAGGACGCGTTGAACCGCCTGCTGAAAGGCAGTGGGCTGGACGCCGTGCGGCAAGGAGACGGACGCTATGTCCTGAAGGAAGGCGCCGCGCCGGTCGCCGCGCCGCGCCCGGACGCCGCCGTCGCGCTGCCGGCGGTGGAGGTGCGAGCCGAGCGTGAAGCGGCCCTGGGCCATGTCGACGGCTATGTCGCCAGACGCAGCGCCACGGCGACCAAGACCGACAGCCGCCTGATCGAAAATCCCCAATCGGTATCGGTGGTCACCGCCGACGAGCTGGCCGACCGCAAGGTGGAGACCCTGGATGAGGCGCTGCGCTACACCGCCGGCGTAACGCCGAATATGAAACCCTGGGCGGTCGACGAATTTTCGATGCTGCGCGGCTTCGACCTGGGCAACGCCGGCATTTTCCGCGACGGCCTGCTAACCTCCGGCCGTGCCTATGCCGCGCCCATCGAGCCGTACGGCCTGGAACGCCTGGAAGTGCTGCGCGGACCGGCCTCGGTGCTGTACGGCCAGTCGCCGCCGGGCGGCATGATCAACGCCGTCTCCAAGCGTCCTTCGGCCACCGCCGTGCGCGAGATCGGCGTCGAGTACGGCACCTATGACCGCAAACAGATCAAGGCCGATGTCGGCGGCGCGCTGGACGAGCGCGGCGAGTGGACCTACCGCGTCACCGTGCTGGGACGCAAATCCGGCACCCGACTCGATCTCGACCGCGATGACCGCGTCTATGTGGCGCCGGCGCTGACCTGGCAGCCCGGCGCCGATACCCGGTTGACCCTGCTCGCCCAATACCAGAAGGACGATCAATCCTACGCCTGGGGCAACCAGTTGCAAAATCCCGGCGCGCTGGGACAACCCGATCCGAGTGTGAACCTCGGCGGCAGGGACAACCGCTGGGAACGCGAAAACCATGCACTGGGCTACGAGTTCGAGCACCGCTTCAACGACATGTGGACGGTGCAGCAAAACCTGCGCTACACCAAGTTGAAACGCGACGAAGGCGACGTCTTCCCCCGCGCGCTGCTGGCCGACGGGCGCTCCGTCACCCGCCTCTTCTTCCCCACCAGTTCCGCCTGGCGCGGCCTGCAAGTAGATACGCGCGCGCAGGCGTCGTTCCGGGCCGCCGGAATGACGCACAACGTCCTGATCGGGGTGGACTACGCCGACAACAAAACGACCAACCGCAACCCGTACGACATCGGCGTGATGCCGAACCTGGACCTGTACAACCCGGTGTACGGCGGCGCGCAGGTCCCGGTTGCCTCGGCCGCGCCACGCGCCGACTATTTCCCGCTCAAGCAGACCGGGCTTTACCTGCAGGACCAACTCAAATGGGACAAGTGGGTCGTCACCGGCGGTTTGCGCCGCGACCGTGCCGAGAACTCGAATACGCGCGAACTGCCGGCCTCGGGCACCTCGACGCGGCTCTATGACCAATCAGCCAGCAAGACCACGGGCCGCCTGGGCGGCGTCTATCTGTTCGATTCCGGCTGGGCGCCCTACGCCAGTTATGCGACCTCGTTCTCGCCGGAGATCGGCCGCGACGTCAATGACGAACTGCTCAAGCCGTCCACCGGCCGCCAGCTGGAGGCGGGACTGCGCTACCAGCCGGACAACGCCAACGTCAGTTACACGGCTTCAGTCTTTCAGCTGGAGCGCAAGAATGTGACCACCGCCGCGTCCCAGGATCCGGACGCGCTGGTGCAAAGCGGCGAGGTCAAGTCCCAGGGTATCGAACTGGAGGCGCGCGCCGACATCCTGCGCAATCTCAGCATTGTGGCGCAGTACACCTACCTGGACACCGAAATCACGCAGAGCAACAACGGCGACCGTGGCCTGTCGCAGCCGGGCGCCGTCAAGCACAGCGCCTCCGTGTGGACCAAGTACAGTTTCAAGCTGAGCGACGCCCTGCTGGCCAATGCGGGGTTGGGCGTGCGCTACTACGGCAAGGCGCGCTCATACCAGGATTATGGCAATGAAGGGATCATCAATCCCGCCTTCGGCATGGTCGATGCCGCCTTTGGTGTCGACCAGGGGGCGTGGCGGTTCTCGGTCAACCTCAACAACCTGCTGGACAAACAGGTTTTGCTCGATTGCGACGGCAGATTCTGCTATCGCAACGCCGAGCGTACGGTCAATGTGAGCGCGGGTTACCGTTTCTGA
- a CDS encoding Gfo/Idh/MocA family oxidoreductase: MTHTPSSPRRRAFVQGALTAGAATLLVPRLAKAASPGDKVNLACVGIGNRAAQIILDLHATGLANIVALCDTDMGAPQTAQILKLFPDVPRFRDFRQMFDKMGTQIDAVSIGTPDLSHFPVAMLAMSQGKHVYCEKPMGQSFRQIELMMAAEKKYKVAAQMGNQGHSGPNYFQFQAWVNAGVIKNVTRITAYMNNPRRWHGMRVSGYLPAQPLPDGLDWDGWLATERFHAYNKGYVNGDWRSWFDFGNGALGDWGAHIFDTAHEFLQLGLPTRVDAIKLDGHSPFIFPQASTLGFHFPARGALPPLDLTWYDGKDNLPPLPANMGASVVDPSIPPPSKGANAGADQLAPGKIIYGEGLTFKGGTHGSELQILDGEKSEAIRARLPAVPLSPSNHYANFLRACMGQETCRSSFAVAGPLCQTMSLGVIAQRVNATIEFDPVRKRVTNHRLADSLLDGVPPRKEWEQFYKL, translated from the coding sequence ATGACCCACACACCTTCCTCGCCGCGCCGCCGCGCCTTCGTCCAGGGCGCGCTCACGGCCGGCGCTGCGACGCTTTTGGTCCCGCGCCTGGCCAAGGCCGCCTCGCCGGGCGACAAGGTCAATCTGGCCTGCGTGGGGATCGGCAACCGCGCCGCCCAGATCATCCTGGACCTGCACGCGACCGGCCTGGCGAACATCGTGGCCTTGTGCGATACCGACATGGGCGCCCCGCAGACCGCGCAAATCCTCAAGTTGTTCCCCGACGTGCCGCGCTTCCGCGATTTCCGCCAGATGTTCGACAAGATGGGCACGCAGATCGACGCCGTCAGCATCGGCACGCCGGACCTCTCCCACTTTCCGGTGGCCATGCTCGCCATGTCACAAGGCAAGCATGTGTATTGCGAAAAACCGATGGGCCAGAGTTTCCGCCAGATCGAATTGATGATGGCCGCCGAGAAGAAATACAAGGTCGCCGCCCAGATGGGCAACCAGGGCCATTCCGGACCCAATTACTTCCAGTTCCAGGCCTGGGTCAACGCCGGCGTCATCAAGAATGTCACCCGCATTACCGCCTATATGAACAACCCGCGCCGCTGGCACGGGATGCGGGTGTCGGGATACTTGCCCGCGCAGCCGCTACCGGATGGACTCGACTGGGACGGCTGGCTCGCCACCGAGCGATTTCACGCCTATAACAAGGGTTATGTGAACGGCGACTGGCGCTCGTGGTTCGACTTCGGCAACGGCGCGCTCGGCGACTGGGGCGCGCACATCTTCGACACCGCCCACGAGTTCCTGCAACTGGGTCTGCCGACCCGGGTGGACGCGATCAAGCTGGACGGCCACAGCCCGTTCATTTTCCCGCAGGCGTCGACACTCGGCTTCCACTTCCCGGCGCGCGGGGCGCTGCCGCCGCTCGACCTGACCTGGTATGACGGCAAGGACAATCTGCCGCCGCTGCCGGCGAACATGGGCGCGTCCGTGGTCGATCCGTCGATCCCGCCGCCGTCGAAAGGCGCGAACGCAGGCGCCGACCAGCTAGCGCCCGGAAAGATTATTTACGGGGAAGGGCTGACGTTCAAGGGCGGCACGCATGGTTCCGAGCTGCAAATCCTCGACGGCGAAAAATCGGAGGCGATCCGCGCGCGCCTGCCGGCGGTCCCGCTTAGCCCCTCCAACCACTACGCCAACTTCCTGCGCGCCTGCATGGGACAGGAAACCTGCCGCTCAAGCTTTGCGGTCGCCGGGCCGTTGTGTCAAACGATGAGCCTGGGCGTCATCGCCCAGCGCGTGAACGCGACGATCGAGTTCGATCCGGTCCGCAAGCGCGTGACCAACCACCGGCTGGCCGACTCGCTGCTGGACGGCGTGCCGCCGCGCAAGGAGTGGGAGCAGTTCTACAAACTGTGA
- the udk gene encoding uridine kinase, whose amino-acid sequence MNKISFHPFVIGVAGGSGSGKSTVSQQVLASFGSDMVSVVMQDDYYCDQSHLTPEVRRKQNYDHPQAFDWPLLVQHVKALRNGEAIEMPEYDFTLDNRSNRTIPVKPAPVIVIEGLFALYDADLRKMMSLKIFVDTASDVRFIRRMQRDITERGRSVESVVDQYLETVRPMHQQFIEPTKRHADVIIPHGANGPAVDVITTKVASVIGQLKRP is encoded by the coding sequence ATGAATAAGATTTCTTTCCATCCTTTTGTTATTGGTGTCGCCGGCGGAAGCGGCAGTGGCAAGTCAACGGTGTCCCAGCAAGTGCTCGCTTCGTTTGGCTCCGATATGGTCTCTGTCGTGATGCAGGACGATTACTACTGCGACCAATCCCACCTCACCCCTGAAGTCCGCCGCAAGCAGAATTACGACCATCCGCAGGCCTTCGACTGGCCTTTGCTTGTGCAGCACGTCAAAGCCTTGCGCAACGGCGAAGCGATCGAGATGCCGGAGTACGACTTTACGCTCGACAATCGCTCCAACCGGACCATTCCGGTCAAGCCGGCGCCGGTCATCGTCATCGAAGGGCTGTTTGCCCTGTATGACGCGGACCTGCGCAAGATGATGTCGCTGAAGATCTTTGTCGACACCGCCTCCGACGTTCGCTTCATCCGCCGCATGCAACGAGATATCACCGAACGCGGCCGTTCGGTGGAAAGCGTCGTCGACCAGTATCTGGAAACCGTCCGCCCCATGCACCAGCAATTCATCGAGCCAACCAAGCGCCATGCCGATGTCATTATTCCGCATGGCGCCAATGGCCCGGCGGTCGATGTGATCACCACCAAGGTGGCGAGCGTTATCGGCCAGTTGAAGCGGCCCTGA
- a CDS encoding PLP-dependent aminotransferase family protein has translation MPRRPQAVDLPPISGLDRSSGHLGRQLTHALREAIRTDNLKPGDLLPSTRQLAGALDIARGTVLEAYEQLIAEGFLEAQPRAGTRVASALSQARHTAIAAQQTKVNPPPASLPASAAAFAKIAEQFKPLPQVPFAVSVPTGPAAPDETWRRLSNRIRARGPGAPSGYDDPQGVKALREAVAEYVRRSRSVQCRAEQVIITSGTQQGLYVACKVLLGAADSAWVEDPAYRGITGILESTGWQDRMVRVPVDDAGINVEAGIAMEEGARAAFVTPSHQYPLGMPMSMGRRNELLAWAQKNGAWIVEDDYDSELRYAGHPFPSLQGLAPDRVVYLGTFSKILFPSLRLGYAIVPDTLVPAFCGARVLMDRHTPTADQHVLAAFITEGHLDRHIRRIRSVYADRRNQLTGMLDRWISRDLGWLQPSDQGMHLVLWLASGIDDVLLASRALEAGVAVRAVSPMYSEGNGRPGLVLGLGGFSNDQMEAAVKRLAAIIIAMRTDPSHRSRGRAEAATET, from the coding sequence ATGCCCAGACGCCCCCAAGCAGTCGATCTGCCGCCGATTAGCGGCTTGGACCGTTCAAGCGGACATCTTGGCCGCCAATTGACCCATGCCCTGCGCGAAGCGATACGCACCGACAACTTGAAGCCGGGCGATCTTTTGCCCTCGACCCGCCAGTTGGCCGGCGCGCTCGACATCGCGCGCGGCACCGTGCTGGAGGCGTACGAACAACTGATCGCCGAGGGTTTTCTCGAGGCCCAACCCAGGGCCGGCACGCGAGTGGCCTCGGCGTTGTCGCAAGCGCGGCACACAGCTATCGCCGCGCAACAGACCAAGGTAAATCCGCCGCCCGCCTCGCTCCCGGCATCCGCCGCCGCCTTCGCCAAAATCGCCGAACAATTCAAGCCGCTCCCGCAGGTGCCCTTTGCCGTGTCCGTCCCCACAGGCCCGGCGGCGCCCGACGAGACGTGGCGGCGGCTCAGCAACCGCATCCGGGCCCGGGGACCGGGCGCGCCCTCGGGTTATGACGATCCCCAAGGCGTCAAGGCCCTGCGGGAAGCGGTGGCCGAGTACGTACGGAGGTCGCGTTCCGTGCAATGCCGTGCCGAGCAAGTCATCATCACGTCGGGAACCCAGCAAGGATTGTACGTCGCCTGCAAAGTGCTGCTGGGCGCCGCCGACAGCGCTTGGGTGGAAGACCCAGCCTATCGGGGGATAACGGGAATTCTGGAAAGCACAGGGTGGCAGGATCGCATGGTGCGTGTTCCGGTTGACGATGCCGGTATCAACGTCGAGGCAGGCATTGCGATGGAAGAAGGCGCGCGTGCCGCATTTGTCACGCCGTCGCATCAATATCCGTTGGGAATGCCGATGAGCATGGGGCGCAGGAATGAGTTGCTCGCTTGGGCGCAAAAGAACGGCGCCTGGATCGTGGAGGACGACTACGACAGCGAACTGCGCTATGCCGGCCATCCGTTCCCGTCACTGCAAGGGTTGGCGCCGGACCGTGTCGTCTACCTGGGCACCTTCAGCAAGATACTGTTCCCGTCGCTGCGCCTGGGCTACGCCATCGTTCCCGACACTTTGGTGCCCGCCTTCTGCGGCGCGCGCGTACTGATGGACAGGCATACGCCAACCGCCGACCAGCACGTCCTCGCGGCCTTCATCACCGAAGGCCATCTGGATCGGCATATCCGGCGCATCCGCAGCGTGTACGCCGATCGCCGAAACCAGCTGACCGGCATGCTCGATCGATGGATATCCAGGGATCTTGGATGGTTGCAGCCGAGCGACCAAGGCATGCACCTGGTGCTTTGGCTGGCGAGCGGGATCGATGACGTGCTGCTGGCATCACGCGCCCTGGAAGCGGGAGTCGCCGTGCGCGCGGTGTCTCCGATGTACTCGGAGGGCAATGGCCGCCCGGGGTTGGTGCTCGGTCTGGGCGGATTCAGCAACGATCAGATGGAGGCGGCGGTCAAGCGCCTTGCCGCGATCATCATCGCAATGAGAACGGATCCGAGTCATCGGAGTCGCGGTCGAGCCGAAGCGGCAACTGAAACCTGA
- a CDS encoding DUF1080 domain-containing protein has translation MSKFAAIVLLAGSAMMAGATAVAAPGPAQRNCADGAAQTSLTPAEKAEGWRMLWDGRTSEGWRAVKSDEFPQKGWQMCGGVLSVQGSDGEESQGGGDIITKQRYADFELSAEFKTTPGANSGIKIFTQPTLSAIDKVTGKPTQIGSAIGLEFQVLDDERHPDAKLGRDGNRTIGSLYDLIPAPKDKTVMPVGQWNQARIVSKGKLVSFWLNGKKTVEFERGSPAFRASVAGSKFKEIPQFGEWPDGHILLQDHGNNVSFRNIRIRELGGK, from the coding sequence ATGAGCAAATTCGCAGCGATAGTACTACTCGCCGGGTCCGCCATGATGGCGGGCGCGACGGCCGTGGCGGCGCCGGGGCCGGCGCAGCGGAACTGTGCGGACGGCGCCGCCCAAACCAGCCTGACCCCGGCGGAGAAGGCGGAAGGCTGGCGCATGCTCTGGGACGGCCGCACATCCGAGGGCTGGCGCGCCGTCAAATCGGATGAGTTCCCTCAAAAAGGCTGGCAAATGTGCGGCGGCGTGCTGTCCGTGCAGGGCAGCGACGGCGAGGAATCGCAAGGCGGCGGCGACATCATCACCAAACAGCGCTACGCCGATTTCGAGTTGAGCGCCGAGTTCAAGACGACGCCGGGCGCCAACAGCGGCATCAAGATCTTCACCCAGCCGACCCTCAGCGCCATCGACAAGGTCACCGGCAAGCCCACCCAGATCGGTTCGGCCATCGGCCTGGAGTTCCAGGTGCTCGACGACGAGCGCCATCCCGACGCCAAACTGGGCCGCGACGGCAACCGCACCATCGGCTCCTTGTACGACCTCATTCCCGCACCCAAGGACAAGACCGTGATGCCGGTGGGCCAGTGGAACCAGGCGCGCATCGTATCGAAAGGCAAGCTCGTATCGTTCTGGCTCAACGGCAAAAAGACGGTCGAGTTCGAGCGCGGCTCGCCGGCGTTCCGCGCCAGCGTCGCGGGCAGCAAGTTCAAGGAGATTCCCCAGTTTGGCGAATGGCCCGACGGCCACATCCTGCTGCAGGACCACGGTAACAATGTCTCGTTCCGCAACATCAGGATTCGCGAACTGGGCGGAAAATAG
- a CDS encoding Gfo/Idh/MocA family oxidoreductase has translation MMNPDFPEDTGDLDEDRRRRRQFLTRLAATVAGSGVLSALPWIAPLRAAPLGSAASDRVRLGVIGVGSRGRRLMRDLLRTPGVEVVALCDNYAPHLRLGMQAAGDKPLAFSDHRALLATPHLDGVVIATPLHQHAPMCLDALAADKHVFCEKSLALTIDECRAVARAAAASKRAFQIGHQRLFSNQFLQAHQMVREGAIGNISQIRAYWHRNASWRNPAATPELDRILNWRLYRAYSAGLMGELASHHLHVANWFLDAAPLSCVGYGSINHWKDGREVHDNVNVVYRYRDGVSVVYDSLSSNRFHGMEVQIMGTKGTIEGESAKAYFEQAQPAPGVAKLVTQLEQGRFDTVAVAAPTWNPELKQSAQGLALRRNANGDDGTAVSLAAFANTIRSGQKIPQMVEHAYRAGVASLMGLAAVEQGGEVLWPENYE, from the coding sequence ATGATGAATCCTGATTTTCCCGAAGACACCGGCGATCTCGACGAGGACCGCCGGCGCCGGCGCCAGTTCCTGACCCGGCTGGCGGCGACCGTGGCCGGCTCCGGCGTGTTGAGCGCGCTGCCGTGGATCGCTCCGTTGCGCGCGGCGCCGCTCGGTTCAGCCGCGTCCGACCGGGTGCGCCTCGGCGTGATCGGCGTCGGCTCGCGCGGCCGGCGGCTGATGCGGGACCTGTTGCGCACCCCGGGTGTCGAGGTGGTGGCGCTGTGCGACAACTACGCGCCCCATCTCCGGCTGGGCATGCAAGCGGCGGGTGACAAGCCGCTGGCCTTCTCCGACCACCGCGCGCTGCTGGCGACGCCGCACCTGGACGGCGTGGTGATCGCGACGCCGCTCCATCAGCACGCCCCGATGTGCCTCGACGCGCTGGCGGCCGACAAGCATGTGTTTTGCGAAAAAAGCCTGGCGCTGACCATCGACGAATGCCGCGCCGTCGCCCGCGCGGCCGCCGCCAGCAAGCGCGCCTTCCAGATCGGCCACCAGCGCCTGTTCAGCAACCAGTTCCTGCAGGCGCACCAGATGGTGCGCGAGGGCGCGATCGGCAACATCAGCCAGATCCGCGCCTACTGGCACCGCAACGCCAGCTGGCGGAACCCGGCCGCCACGCCGGAACTGGACCGCATCCTCAACTGGCGCCTGTACCGCGCATATTCGGCCGGGCTGATGGGCGAGTTGGCCTCGCACCATTTGCACGTCGCCAACTGGTTCCTCGACGCCGCGCCCCTATCCTGCGTCGGCTACGGCAGCATCAATCACTGGAAGGACGGCCGCGAAGTGCACGACAACGTGAACGTCGTCTACCGCTATCGCGACGGCGTCTCCGTGGTCTACGATTCGCTCAGCAGCAATCGCTTCCACGGCATGGAGGTGCAGATCATGGGGACGAAGGGAACCATCGAGGGGGAGAGCGCCAAGGCCTATTTCGAGCAGGCGCAGCCCGCGCCCGGCGTCGCCAAACTCGTCACCCAGCTTGAGCAGGGCCGGTTCGACACCGTGGCCGTCGCCGCGCCCACCTGGAATCCCGAGCTCAAACAGAGCGCCCAGGGCCTGGCGTTGCGCCGCAACGCCAACGGCGACGACGGCACCGCCGTTTCGTTGGCCGCCTTCGCCAACACCATCCGTTCGGGCCAGAAGATCCCGCAGATGGTCGAGCATGCCTACCGCGCCGGTGTCGCCTCGTTGATGGGGCTGGCCGCTGTCGAGCAGGGCGGCGAGGTCCTGTGGCCGGAAAACTACGAATGA
- a CDS encoding FMN-binding negative transcriptional regulator yields the protein MYVPAHFDESRTEVLHDFIKQHPFGMLVTHGTTGLDANHIPFEIDPGQGGKGGLTAHVARANPVWRNVADGDQVLVVFRAADAYISPNWYPSKHEFHKQVPTWNYMVVHAYGRITIRDDERFVRGVVGRLTRTHEASQPKPWKMTDSAKEVIDAMLKAIVGVEIEITRLVGKSKLSQNKDARDIRGAAEMLKDQANHVIGDAMLAGVKAGSD from the coding sequence ATGTATGTACCCGCCCACTTCGATGAGTCCCGCACCGAAGTGCTGCATGACTTCATCAAGCAACATCCATTTGGCATGCTGGTCACGCATGGCACAACTGGGCTTGACGCCAATCATATTCCGTTTGAAATCGACCCCGGGCAGGGCGGGAAGGGCGGTTTGACCGCCCATGTGGCCCGCGCCAACCCGGTGTGGCGGAACGTAGCCGATGGCGATCAGGTGTTGGTGGTCTTTCGCGCCGCCGATGCCTATATTTCGCCAAACTGGTATCCGTCCAAACACGAGTTCCACAAGCAGGTGCCGACCTGGAATTACATGGTGGTCCATGCCTATGGCCGCATCACCATTCGCGACGACGAGCGCTTCGTGCGCGGCGTTGTTGGCCGCTTGACGCGGACGCATGAGGCTTCCCAACCAAAACCGTGGAAGATGACGGACAGCGCCAAGGAAGTCATCGATGCGATGCTGAAAGCGATTGTCGGTGTTGAGATTGAAATCACACGTCTTGTGGGCAAGTCAAAGCTGAGCCAGAACAAGGACGCCCGCGACATACGCGGTGCTGCCGAAATGCTTAAAGACCAAGCGAATCATGTGATCGGCGATGCGATGCTGGCCGGGGTCAAAGCCGGGTCGGACTAG
- a CDS encoding DNA-binding protein: MARAGLEKSDVRKARDSLIAQSQYPSVDAVRIALGNTGSKTTIHKYLRELEEEEGGSAGKKASISEALQDLVERLAARLAEEADVRIKQVTHEFRVKEQANAQAFQQLQSELLASQEANRVLEDRLQSEIAGHAKTRAALQAETVARHTAGQQVTDLKDRLEQAKLELRQQQLAIRGKQDEVTKLNQEGARLVLELSHTKQSLYEQLTNGRKLEQKIEQLQAAHLHTGDLQRQLVSKIAEAEVLSEQLKASEAQLEPAKARLREFELLLAQANAKVHAQDQIGEQLQAYLDKMTAGSKTKAK; this comes from the coding sequence ATGGCGAGAGCAGGACTGGAAAAATCGGACGTGAGGAAGGCGCGGGACAGCTTGATCGCTCAGTCCCAGTACCCATCGGTGGACGCGGTTCGCATCGCTCTCGGCAATACCGGGTCCAAAACCACGATCCACAAGTATCTCAGGGAGCTGGAAGAGGAGGAGGGTGGCAGCGCCGGTAAGAAGGCGTCGATCAGCGAAGCGTTGCAAGATCTGGTCGAACGGCTAGCAGCACGCCTTGCTGAAGAAGCCGACGTACGGATCAAGCAGGTCACACACGAGTTCCGCGTCAAGGAACAAGCCAATGCGCAGGCCTTCCAGCAACTGCAAAGCGAACTACTCGCCAGTCAAGAAGCCAACCGTGTGCTGGAGGACCGCCTGCAAAGCGAAATTGCCGGCCATGCCAAAACACGCGCCGCCCTCCAGGCCGAAACCGTCGCGCGCCATACGGCCGGACAGCAAGTGACCGATTTGAAAGATCGGCTTGAGCAGGCGAAGCTGGAGCTGCGCCAACAGCAACTGGCGATACGGGGCAAGCAGGACGAGGTCACCAAACTCAATCAAGAGGGCGCCCGCCTGGTTCTGGAGTTGTCGCATACGAAGCAGTCGCTTTACGAGCAACTAACCAATGGCCGCAAGCTGGAGCAGAAGATCGAGCAGCTTCAGGCTGCCCATCTGCACACGGGCGATCTTCAGCGCCAACTTGTCAGCAAGATCGCCGAAGCCGAGGTGCTGAGCGAGCAACTGAAGGCCTCCGAGGCACAGCTCGAACCGGCAAAGGCACGATTACGCGAGTTCGAGTTGCTGCTGGCCCAGGCCAACGCCAAGGTGCACGCGCAAGACCAGATTGGCGAACAGTTGCAGGCCTATCTCGATAAAATGACGGCAGGTTCGAAGACGAAAGCTAAATAG
- a CDS encoding FAD:protein FMN transferase, whose amino-acid sequence MPGAPVFQHTFAAMNTRFTMVLPSVDAAEGAPLAREVEAFVGRQERLMSRFVEHGAVALINRRAGQAAVAAGDAWDVLQACRDHWRRTGGAFDIAQGARIGGSSFAAADNGMQHVELDEAGRTVRFASPGVKLDLGGIGKGIALDEVTRRLRASGIERAFLSFGESSIAVIGGHPAGPHWPVGVVDPLCDDAALHSFHLRDAAMSTSGNRIDDGQTVDPRTGLRRNGRCVLSVACASATDAEVLSTALLVTPCAERARILNKYPGAEGVEFVCSTAAGPPGLHKRWHDES is encoded by the coding sequence ATGCCCGGGGCGCCTGTTTTCCAGCACACGTTCGCGGCGATGAACACCCGCTTCACCATGGTGCTGCCATCGGTGGACGCCGCCGAGGGCGCCCCGCTGGCGCGCGAGGTGGAGGCGTTCGTGGGCCGGCAGGAGCGGCTCATGAGCCGGTTCGTGGAGCACGGCGCCGTCGCGCTGATCAATCGGCGCGCGGGACAGGCGGCAGTTGCCGCCGGCGACGCCTGGGACGTGCTGCAAGCCTGCCGCGACCATTGGCGGCGCACCGGCGGCGCCTTCGATATCGCCCAGGGCGCCCGCATCGGCGGGAGCTCGTTCGCCGCGGCGGACAACGGCATGCAACACGTCGAGCTCGACGAAGCCGGCCGCACCGTGCGCTTCGCCTCGCCCGGCGTCAAGCTGGACCTCGGCGGCATCGGCAAGGGCATCGCCCTCGACGAGGTGACGCGGCGCCTGCGCGCCAGTGGAATTGAGCGCGCGTTCCTGAGCTTCGGGGAAAGCTCGATCGCCGTCATCGGCGGCCATCCGGCCGGCCCGCACTGGCCGGTCGGTGTCGTCGATCCCTTGTGCGACGATGCCGCGCTGCACAGTTTTCACCTGCGCGACGCGGCCATGTCCACCTCGGGCAACCGCATCGACGACGGCCAGACCGTCGACCCGCGCACCGGGCTGCGGCGCAACGGGCGATGCGTGCTGTCGGTGGCGTGCGCCAGCGCAACGGACGCGGAAGTGCTCTCCACCGCGCTGTTGGTCACGCCGTGCGCGGAGCGCGCCCGCATATTGAACAAATACCCCGGGGCGGAAGGCGTCGAGTTTGTCTGCTCGACAGCTGCCGGTCCGCCCGGCCTGCACAAGAGATGGCATGATGAATCCTGA